The sequence GCTTTTGCTTAGATATAGCTTCCCGTACAGTCACACGCCAGTTTATCCTAATGTCGGCTTCTGTTATAACCGTAGAAATAAAACAAAACCTCCCCCACAAGCTAGTTGTTCGGCGAGGGTCGTCGGGACTATCCTTGAGTGGTAGCATTCGAGTACCTGGGGACAAATCGATTTCCCACCGAGCATTGATGCTAGGGGCACTCGCTGAAGGTGAAACCCGTATCGAAGGATTACTGTTGGGAGAAGATCCCCGCAGTACAGCTAAATGTTTCCAAGCGATGGGAGCTCTTGTTTCAGATTTGAATACAGAATTAGTACGGGTTAAGGGTATTGGTTTGGGCAATTTACTCGAACCCGTTGATGTTTTAGATGCTGGCAATTCTGGTACCACGTTGCGACTGATGTTAGGAATTTTGGCATCCCATGCGGGACGTTTTTTTTCTATTACTGGGGATAGTTCCTTGCGTTCGCGTCCTATGTCTCGTGTGGTTAAACCTCTGGAACAAATGGGAGCGCAAATTTGGGGAAGAGATAATAATTCTAAAGCACCCTTAGCGGTTCGCGGAGAAAACCTCAAACCGATTCACTACCATTCTCCCATAGCTTCCGCCCAAGTAAAATCTTGTGTTTTGCTGGCTGGTTTATCAGTTGAAGGCAAAACTACCGTTACCGAACCAGCCCTATCCCGCGACCATAGCGAACGAATGTTACAAGCATTTGGCGCAAAGTTGGATATTGATACGCAAACTAATAGCGTTAGCGT comes from Rivularia sp. PCC 7116 and encodes:
- the aroA gene encoding 3-phosphoshikimate 1-carboxyvinyltransferase, which translates into the protein MSASVITVEIKQNLPHKLVVRRGSSGLSLSGSIRVPGDKSISHRALMLGALAEGETRIEGLLLGEDPRSTAKCFQAMGALVSDLNTELVRVKGIGLGNLLEPVDVLDAGNSGTTLRLMLGILASHAGRFFSITGDSSLRSRPMSRVVKPLEQMGAQIWGRDNNSKAPLAVRGENLKPIHYHSPIASAQVKSCVLLAGLSVEGKTTVTEPALSRDHSERMLQAFGAKLDIDTQTNSVSVNGPVKLYGQSVVVPGDISSAAFWLVAGAIVSDSELLIENVGVNPTRTGVLEALEMMGAEIARENEREVAGEPVADLRVRSSKLKGCTIEGDIIPRLIDEIPILAVAAVFAEGTTVIKDAAELRVKESDRITVMANQLNSMGARITELDDGMEITGGTPLTGAELDSFTDHRIAMSLAIAALNASGTTTINRAEAASVSYPDFFETIKRII